In Arachis stenosperma cultivar V10309 chromosome 1, arast.V10309.gnm1.PFL2, whole genome shotgun sequence, one DNA window encodes the following:
- the LOC130935875 gene encoding inorganic pyrophosphatase TTM1 isoform X2: MAQDPASGADSPRTRRYGLLRDQVQLVKRKDCDRYEIVPIQDSLSFEKGFFIVIRACQLLAQKNDGIILVGLAGPSGAGKTVFTEKVNNFMPSLAVITMDNYNDSSRIIDGNFDDPRLTDYDTLLENIMGLKEGKAVQVPIYDFKTSSRVGYRTVEVPSSRIVIIEGIYALSEKLRPLLDLRVSVTGGVHFDLVKRVLRDIQRAGQEPEEIIHQISETVYPMYKAFIEPDLQTAHIKIINKFNPFSGFQNPTYILKSLKAVTEDQIKSVIAAEHTETREETYDIYLLPPGEDPEACQSYLRMRNRDGKYNLMFEEWVTDIPFIISPRITFEVSVRLLGGLMALGYTIAAILKRSSHVFSDDKVTVKTDWLEQVNRLYVQVQGKDRNYVKLVAEKLGLDGSYVPRTYIEQIQLEKLVNDVMALPEDLKTKLSIDDDMVSSPKEALSRASADRRMNGISHSFSTQREKHLSKLTRLAINNRRFDGRALESPAPVANQGVITQLSEQISTLTERMDEFTNRIEELNSKFASRKASQQNIALPAEACNGSGHTSLFVTGLGNGSLTRSLLPHSSSSSQLARDTPLMEEVLLVARGQRQIIHQLDSLSTLLHEYCGERSRQGRTDQTNRMHEVETIAIPLVLTLAIGAVGVFLFRGFTSQK, from the exons ATGGCCCAAGACCCAGCTTCTGGTGCTGATTCGCCTCGTACGAGGCGTTATGGCCTACTACGGGACCAAGTTCAACTGGTTAAAAGAAAGGATTGTGATCGCTATGAAATTGTTCCAATCCAGGATTCCTTGTCGTTTGAGAAAGGATTTTTCATCGTGATTCGTGCATGCCAGTTGTTGGCTCAAAAGAATGATGGGATCATATTAGTAGGACTTGCAGGTCCCTCTGGAGCAGGCAAAACTGTTTTCACTGAGAAGGTCAACAATTTTATGCCAAGCTTAGCCGTCATCACAATGGACAATTATAACGATTCTAGTCGAATCATAGATGGCAATTTTGATG aCCCTCGTTTGACGGATTATGATACTTTGCTTGAAAATATAATGGGTCttaaagaagggaaagcagTACAGGTTCCAATATATGATTTCAAGACTAGTTCTCGCGTAGGTTACAG GACTGTTGAAGTCCCTAGTTCCCGTATTGTCATCATAGAAGGCATTTATGCCTTAAGTGAAAAATTACGACCTTTGCTTGATCTTCGAGTTTCGGTCACTGGGGGAGTTCACTTTGACCTTGTCAAGCGTGTGCTGCGTGACATTCAACGTGCTGGTCAAGAGCCTGAAGAAATCATTCATCAAATCTCTGAAACG GTATATCCTATGTATAAAGCTTTTATTGAGCCTGATCTTCAAACAGcacatataaaaattattaacaagTTTAATCCGTTCTCTGGATTCCAGAATCCCACCTACATATTGAAG TCACTAAAAGCTGTGACAGAGGATCAAATCAAGTCAGTTATTGCTGCTGAGCATACTGAGACGAGAGAGGAAACATATGACATATATCTTCTACCCCCAGGGGAAGACCCTGAAGCATGTCAATCATACCTGAGGATGAGAAACCGCGATGGGAAGTATAATCTCATGTTTGAG GAATGGGTCACAGATATTCCATTCATAATATCACCCAGAATAACATTTGAGGTCAGTGTGCGCCTTCTAGGAGGGTTGATGGCATTGGGTTACACAATTGCAGCTATACTAAAACGAAGCAGCCATGTCTTTTCCGATGATAAGGTGACTGTAAAAACTGATTGGCTCGAACAAGTTAACCGCCTATATGTTCAG GTTCAAGGGAAAGATAGAAACTATGTTAAACTTGTTGCAGAGAAACTGGGATTGGATGGTTCATATGTTCCTCGCACTTACATAGAACAAATTCAGCTAGAAAAGCTTGTTAATGATGTAATG GCACTGCCAGAGGATCTTAAGACAAAGCTCAGCATTGATGATGATATGGTTTCAAGCCCTAAAGAAGCCCTTTCTCGAGCTTCTGCTGATAGGAGAATGAA TGGTATTTCTCACTCATTTTCAACTCAGAGAGAGAAGCATCTATCTAAGTTGACTAGACTAGCCATAAATAACAGAAGATTTGATGGGAGAGCTCTTGAATCACCTGCGCCAGTTGCCAACCAA GGAGTCATCACTCAGCTTTCTGAACAAATATCCACATTAACTGAAAGAATGGATGAGTTCACGAATCGTATTGAGGAGCTAAATTCAAAGTTTGCATCCAGAAAAGCCAGTCAACAGAACATAGCCTTGCCTGCTGAAGCCTGCAATGGCTCAGGTCACACTTCTCTTTTTGTAACTGGATTGGGAAATGGTTCATTGACAAGATCATTGCTGCCTCATTCTTCATCGTCTTCCCAATTAGCCAGGGATACTCCCCTGATGGAAGAG GTTTTGCTTGTTGCACGAGGACAGCGGCAAATTATACATCAACTAGACTCTCTAAGTACTCTGTTGCACGAATACTGCGGAGAAAGGTCGCGACAGGGAAGGACAGACCAGACAAACAGAATGCACGAAGTGGAAACCATTGCCATCCCCCTGGTTCTGACTTTGGCCATTGGTGCTGTTGGTGTCTTCTTGTTCAGGGGTTTCACATCCCAAAAATAA
- the LOC130935875 gene encoding inorganic pyrophosphatase TTM1 isoform X1, translating into MAQDPASGADSPRTRRYGLLRDQVQLVKRKDCDRYEIVPIQDSLSFEKGFFIVIRACQLLAQKNDGIILVGLAGPSGAGKTVFTEKVNNFMPSLAVITMDNYNDSSRIIDGNFDDPRLTDYDTLLENIMGLKEGKAVQVPIYDFKTSSRVGYRTVEVPSSRIVIIEGIYALSEKLRPLLDLRVSVTGGVHFDLVKRVLRDIQRAGQEPEEIIHQISETVYPMYKAFIEPDLQTAHIKIINKFNPFSGFQNPTYILKSLKAVTEDQIKSVIAAEHTETREETYDIYLLPPGEDPEACQSYLRMRNRDGKYNLMFEEWVTDIPFIISPRITFEVSVRLLGGLMALGYTIAAILKRSSHVFSDDKVTVKTDWLEQVNRLYVQVQGKDRNYVKLVAEKLGLDGSYVPRTYIEQIQLEKLVNDVMALPEDLKTKLSIDDDMVSSPKEALSRASADRRMKYLNRGISHSFSTQREKHLSKLTRLAINNRRFDGRALESPAPVANQGVITQLSEQISTLTERMDEFTNRIEELNSKFASRKASQQNIALPAEACNGSGHTSLFVTGLGNGSLTRSLLPHSSSSSQLARDTPLMEEVLLVARGQRQIIHQLDSLSTLLHEYCGERSRQGRTDQTNRMHEVETIAIPLVLTLAIGAVGVFLFRGFTSQK; encoded by the exons ATGGCCCAAGACCCAGCTTCTGGTGCTGATTCGCCTCGTACGAGGCGTTATGGCCTACTACGGGACCAAGTTCAACTGGTTAAAAGAAAGGATTGTGATCGCTATGAAATTGTTCCAATCCAGGATTCCTTGTCGTTTGAGAAAGGATTTTTCATCGTGATTCGTGCATGCCAGTTGTTGGCTCAAAAGAATGATGGGATCATATTAGTAGGACTTGCAGGTCCCTCTGGAGCAGGCAAAACTGTTTTCACTGAGAAGGTCAACAATTTTATGCCAAGCTTAGCCGTCATCACAATGGACAATTATAACGATTCTAGTCGAATCATAGATGGCAATTTTGATG aCCCTCGTTTGACGGATTATGATACTTTGCTTGAAAATATAATGGGTCttaaagaagggaaagcagTACAGGTTCCAATATATGATTTCAAGACTAGTTCTCGCGTAGGTTACAG GACTGTTGAAGTCCCTAGTTCCCGTATTGTCATCATAGAAGGCATTTATGCCTTAAGTGAAAAATTACGACCTTTGCTTGATCTTCGAGTTTCGGTCACTGGGGGAGTTCACTTTGACCTTGTCAAGCGTGTGCTGCGTGACATTCAACGTGCTGGTCAAGAGCCTGAAGAAATCATTCATCAAATCTCTGAAACG GTATATCCTATGTATAAAGCTTTTATTGAGCCTGATCTTCAAACAGcacatataaaaattattaacaagTTTAATCCGTTCTCTGGATTCCAGAATCCCACCTACATATTGAAG TCACTAAAAGCTGTGACAGAGGATCAAATCAAGTCAGTTATTGCTGCTGAGCATACTGAGACGAGAGAGGAAACATATGACATATATCTTCTACCCCCAGGGGAAGACCCTGAAGCATGTCAATCATACCTGAGGATGAGAAACCGCGATGGGAAGTATAATCTCATGTTTGAG GAATGGGTCACAGATATTCCATTCATAATATCACCCAGAATAACATTTGAGGTCAGTGTGCGCCTTCTAGGAGGGTTGATGGCATTGGGTTACACAATTGCAGCTATACTAAAACGAAGCAGCCATGTCTTTTCCGATGATAAGGTGACTGTAAAAACTGATTGGCTCGAACAAGTTAACCGCCTATATGTTCAG GTTCAAGGGAAAGATAGAAACTATGTTAAACTTGTTGCAGAGAAACTGGGATTGGATGGTTCATATGTTCCTCGCACTTACATAGAACAAATTCAGCTAGAAAAGCTTGTTAATGATGTAATG GCACTGCCAGAGGATCTTAAGACAAAGCTCAGCATTGATGATGATATGGTTTCAAGCCCTAAAGAAGCCCTTTCTCGAGCTTCTGCTGATAGGAGAATGAAGTATCTGAATCG TGGTATTTCTCACTCATTTTCAACTCAGAGAGAGAAGCATCTATCTAAGTTGACTAGACTAGCCATAAATAACAGAAGATTTGATGGGAGAGCTCTTGAATCACCTGCGCCAGTTGCCAACCAA GGAGTCATCACTCAGCTTTCTGAACAAATATCCACATTAACTGAAAGAATGGATGAGTTCACGAATCGTATTGAGGAGCTAAATTCAAAGTTTGCATCCAGAAAAGCCAGTCAACAGAACATAGCCTTGCCTGCTGAAGCCTGCAATGGCTCAGGTCACACTTCTCTTTTTGTAACTGGATTGGGAAATGGTTCATTGACAAGATCATTGCTGCCTCATTCTTCATCGTCTTCCCAATTAGCCAGGGATACTCCCCTGATGGAAGAG GTTTTGCTTGTTGCACGAGGACAGCGGCAAATTATACATCAACTAGACTCTCTAAGTACTCTGTTGCACGAATACTGCGGAGAAAGGTCGCGACAGGGAAGGACAGACCAGACAAACAGAATGCACGAAGTGGAAACCATTGCCATCCCCCTGGTTCTGACTTTGGCCATTGGTGCTGTTGGTGTCTTCTTGTTCAGGGGTTTCACATCCCAAAAATAA
- the LOC130935890 gene encoding H/ACA ribonucleoprotein complex subunit 2-like protein translates to MGSDSEAEKSVHKEKERKKMLALAPIAKPLAGKKLCKRTLKLVRKAAEHKCLKRGVKEVVKSIRRGHKGVCVIAGNISPIDVITHVPILCEEADIPYVYVPSKEDLASAGATKRPTCCVLVMTKPAKGELEKGEQEKLKSDYDQVVTEINEIAASLF, encoded by the exons atggggAGTGACAGCGAAGCAGAGAAGTCGGTGCATAAGGagaaggagaggaagaagatgcTTGCGCTTGCTCCTATTGCGAAGCCCCTTGCTGGCAAGAAGCTCTGCAAGCGAACCTTGAAGCTTGTTCGTAAGG CTGCTGAACATAAGTGCTTGAAGAGAGGAGTAAAGGAAGTTGTCAAAAGCATAAGGCGTGGTCATAAAGG AGTGTGTGTTATAGCTGGGAACATATCacccattgatgtgatcactcACGTTCCTATCTTGTGTGAAGAGGCTGACATTCCCTATGTTTATGTCCCCTCCAAAGAA GATCTTGCAAGTGCTGGAGCAACAAAGAGGCCTACTTGCTGTGTGTTGGTGATGACCAAGCCTGCAAAGGGAGAACTGGAGAAAGGGGAGCAAGAGAAACTGAAGTCAGATTATGATCAAGTTGTAACTGAAATTAATGAGATTGCAGCTTCGCTTTTTTGA